A window of Candidatus Bathyarchaeota archaeon genomic DNA:
CAACAAATACTGGCATAAACCTCTGGGAAAAGTAGCAACAATAATTCTCTTTGCAGCCACAGTCGCCTTGTTCTTGGCGTTTTACCCTGTGATTTCAGGCGCACCCGCATCGACGGATTATATTCATAACTTAAAGTGGTTCAAAAGCTGGTTCTTTGCGCCATGACCACACCAAAACTGAACGAAACAGTACAGGTTTCAGTGGTGTTGCCCGCCTACAACGAAGTCAACTACCTCACACCAGCCGTAGAAAAAACCATCCAAACCCTAAACCAATTCGTGGATTCCTACGAAATAATCATAGCCGAAGACGGCAGCACAGACGGCACCGCCCAACGCGCCCAGCAACTTGCTCAACAATACCCATGCGTGGTACATATTCACCGAGAAAAAAGGTTAGGGCGGGGAACTGCACTCAACAACGCTTTCTGCCAGAGCCGCGGACAAGTTTTGGTTTACATGGACCTCGACTTAGCCACCGACCTCAAACACCTAAAACCCCTCGTTGAAGCCATCAGCGTTGGGGGTTACGATTTCGCCACGGGTTCAAGGATGCTTGAAGAGAGCAAAGCCGAACGCACGTTTAGCAGGGGGTTTAGCTCTAAAACTTACAATTGGCTCGTCAGACGCATGTTGGGCTCTAAGTTGCGTGACCATCAATGCGGATTCAAAGCGTTTAGGCGGGAAGCGCTTTTGGGTTTGCTCGGTGAGGTGGAGGCGACGCATTGGTTCTGGGACACAGAAGTCATGGTCAGAGGCTATCGTCATGGTTTGCGAATTAAGGAGTTTGCGGTGGAGTGGCATAGCGGCAAAGACACCAAAGTCAACTTAGCAAAAGACGCTTGGAACATGTTTCGGCAAACCGTTGGGTTATGGTGGAAGTTTAAAACAGAGAAAAAACCGTAATTCAGCCTTTAGTTTATAGAATGAGATGTTGCGTTGAGGTTGGGTTGCAGGTTTGTTAAATCAGAAAAAAGCTCGTAAGAACGCCTACTGCTCTGCTGCCTCCTCCCCTCCCTTATTTAAAGAACAAAGAGGCCCTTCGTAACCGACCATAATGCCTTTAAGAACAAACAGAATAACCAAGTCCTCTTATAGCAAAGGGTTAGCTGCTTGACTATCTCAAAAAGAACCGCCTACGTTGCAATCCTCACAATGGGTATCGTAAGCATGTTAGGCGACATCGTTTACGAGTCAGGCAGAGGCATAACTCCTGATTACCTGAGTTTTCTGGGTCTCTCCGCGTTAACCATCGGTTTAGTCAGCGGGTTTGGAGAGTTTCTTGGTTATGCTGCAAGACTCGTCACAGGCAAACTGGCAGATAAGAGCCGCGCGTACTGGTTTTTCATTTTCCTCGGTTACGGCTGCATACTTGCCATACCCCTAGTAGGCGTGTCAACGAGTGTAGAATTAGTTATCGCTTTAATTTTGACGGAGCGATTAGGGAAGGCTTTGAGGTCGCCTTCTCGGGACACGGTTGTCTCGGTTATTAGTAAAAGTGTTGGGGCAGGGAAAGCTTTTGGTCTTCACGAAGCTATCGATCAAATAGGCGCAATCATTGGGCCCGCACTTTTCGGCGTTATACTACTGCTAACTGCAAACAATTACTCCATTGCGTTTGAACTGCTGATAATTCCCTTCATTCTAATGATAATCGCGTTGATTTTCACCTATAAAAAAATCGGTAAAAAAGTAGACCAAAACATAGAGGTTGAAATAAAAGCAGCCAACGACAAAAAAACACCGCTTAACCGCCACTTCTGGCTCTACTGCTCAGCAGTGTTCCTAAACACACTCGGTCTTCTTCCTGTAGCTTTGATACTGTTTCGTGGCTCCATGATTCTTCAACCGCTAGGGGCGCAGTGGATTATTCCTTTCCTCTATGTCATTGTTCAAGTGGTCGATGTTCCGATGGCTTTAGTGTCAGGGCACCTTTTCGACAAAATAGGTTTGAAAATTCTTTTGTTACCCTTTGCCCTTTCACTTCTCCCTGTGCTCGCTATCGCCTACGGCGGCTTAACTGGAGTAATCGCAGCCTGTGTCCTGTTCGGTTTAGTTTTAGGAATGCAGGAATCGATTTACCGTGCTGCAGTTAGCAATTTGGTTTCGCTCAACCAGCGAGGCACCGCGTACGGCGTTTTTAACACCGTTTTGGGTGTCGGTACGCTTGCCAGCGGAGCCATCTTTGGTTTCTTGATGGACAGCGGATATTCTGTGTTAATATGGATTGGATTCTCAGCGGTAATCCAGATAGTAGCCTTATTGATGTTACAGAAGGCGCGGAATTGCCCGCTTACTTAGGGCGACTGTCAGAAAGAAGCTGATGTGTTTACTACTAAGTTCTTTTTAGCGGGTAGCGGGGAGGGTTTGGTTCCAGTAGTAAACCGACTTATAATCCGCTTTCGAAACTGGGTAAGCTTCATCCTCAAAAACGATGTCCAGCGATGCGCCGTACCTCGCCAACAGTTTCCCCATGATGATGGCGATTTGCTCTGTGTTATCATCCGTATTCCAGAAGCCCCAAATTTTGTCGTCGGGTTCACGCATGCCCCAACCATAATTGTGGGGTAAAACCAGCACCGCCTCAGGTTTACTTAAGTCAGTATAGGGCTTGCTGTGGATGTCGTTCCAGAAACGCTCCAGCGCAAGATAGTGCTCGTCAATCATAGCGGCTGCTGTGTTACCGTTGTCGTCTTTGGCATAGTTAAAGATCACTATGTACTTGGCTCCTGCCTGATAGGCGGTCAGCATCTGGCTGTAGATTTTTTCGCCTGAATCAAGAAAAGGCACATCATAATATTTCCAAGTGATCATGGCACCCCACTCTTTATCCATTAAACGAGCTGCACCTTTTACTTGAGCTATCTGCTGGGCAACACTGGCATTCCAACCTAACTCGGCGAACATTACATCATAGCCGCCTATGTAGTCCCACCAATACAAACAGTAATCTGAAGTGAAAATCGGGATACCTCCAGTGGTTAGGTTCTGCATGCCAGGGTCTTTTACGATCACTTCGTTGATGAAGAAGTCAGCTTCCATGTTGTAATCTGTGGGTTTGACGCCGTTATCTACGTAGTTGAGCATTTTTAGGTAAATCTGGTACATAGCTTCGGCTGCTGAATGGTCTATTTCGTTGAGGTGTTCACCGAACCATTGATACCAAAGTCCCCACTCGCCATCCAGTTGGATTCCTCCGGGCTCATCGTTGTAATAGACACCAAGGAACTTATTCCCCCAACGTTGTGTCCAATTCTGCTTAACAGCAGTCATGTCCTGCTCCCAAAACCAAGTGGTGGTGTCGTTATCGTAGGGACTGTTGATCCCCAAGTTAACTATGACGCTTTGCCCGTTGGCTACCGCGTAATCGCAGATTTCCATAACCGCCGTTTCGTTTCTGCTTAGTGTGCTTCTCCCGATGTCTAGAATAAACAGGTTAGTGTAGGTTTTTGTCCGGTCGATTTGGGTTTTGGCTTCGGCGCTGGTGTTTCCGCAGAACGCGATCCCAACGTAGGGGTTGCTGTTTATGGTGGCGCTTGTTAGGCTTAGATGTAGCTGGAGAAGTGTGGCGGAGAGCACTATGAGGGCGATGAGGGTGGTGGGAATCAAGTATTTCTTGACTCGACTAATCCTACTCATGTCAAAGCCTTACAGTGAACTGGCGGCTTCCTTCTGCTTATAGTTTTGCCAAAAACACACCCAAAAAAACAGCCCCAAAGTGAGCATGAGTGTTCCAGTTTGGGAACATTTTGTTCCTTGAGTAGAACTAAATCCGCTGTTACAGTTGACTTGATGGTGAACTGTATGCGCAAAGCTGCAAGCTTAACGATAATCATCTTCATGTTAGCGGCTTCTATAGTTGTGTTTCAGCCTTTGGAGGCAAAGGGAAACGTGATAGTGGTTCCCGACGATTTTCTCACCATAAACCAAGCCATCCAGAACGCTAAAGACGACGACACAATATTCATCAAACAAGGCATCTACAATGAAACCTTAGTCATCGATAAACGGTTGACAATCAGGGGCGAGGATACAAACAAAACTGTACTCAACGGGAACTATCGCGAAACCGTTATTCAGGTCCGCTATTATAACGTCACCATAACAGGTTTGACGATTTTGTTCTCTCAAGACCACAATAGTGCACACCGCTACTATATACGTCCCCCTGGCAACAGTTCCGCCTTCTTTGTAAGGCATACTGACTGGGAAGAAGGGCTGTCTGGAATTCATCTTCAAAATGCCCAATACTGCAACATCTCTGGTAACATAGTTTCAGATTGTGGCTTGGGTTTATGGCTAACAGGATCCCAGTACAACACGATTTCTGGAAATACCTTTGTTCGAAACAACAATGGATTAGTGGCTCAAACTTCATGGTACAACAAAATCGTCGGAAACACGTTTCTAGATGGAGGCGCAGGCGTTTGTTTACCGCCACAAAACGTCTTTAAAACGGGTTTGGTCAACGATCAATCATCTGGTTACAATACATTTGTACATAACAACTTTATCGGCAACCAAATACCCATAGAAAGCCTAAGCCTAGTAAATACAACGTCGAACATTTGGGATGATGGAACAGAAGGCAACTACTGGAGCACATACAACGGCACTGACAGCGATGGCAACCACATAGGCGACCAACCCTACCAAATCATGGCAGAATACTACACAGGTTACATAAGCAATGCCGTCTGGAAAGAGCAAGTGTACGGCGTAGATAACTACCCCCTTATGGAGCCTTTCAATGATGACAATGTGGTTGTCGCATCAACAGACCCTGATATGCAAGCAAAACAGAACTCAGCCACCTTAACCCTGATAGAGGTAACCGCCGCAGTGACAGCCCTAATCGTCATCGTAGCATTGATTGTTTACTTCAAGAAACACGGTTTCTTCTCACTTTAAATTAGCGGAGAATTCGAAACTAGCGAGCCGTACTTAACTAGTCTTTTGGCTATGAGGTAACTTAATGGAACCATGATGATGGGCACGGTTATGTTGTAGATAATCATGGCGGGCAGCATTGCAAGCACCATATTATACGAAGCTGCAATAGACAACCCCGAAACCACCGACACCAAGAAACCATACACAAAATAATCCAGCGGCAACATAATTAATGTCCTACTTACCGCGCCAAGGGTTGTGGAGAACCCCACCGATTTGGCTACGTAAACGTTTTTTGACATTTGGCGCCGCTTAACAAACTCTATTGCAGAGTAAATCCCTAAAAACATTGCAATGACTGAAATTAAATAGTAAGGTGGCCCGATTGGACCCGCGGGGTTTTGGTAGAGCACAATCGTCATGAGCATGTTTAGGGTTGCAATTAAAAGGGCTGGCTTCAACCCAAAAAGCAACAGCGCCACAATCAAGACGACGTCGCCCATTTGATACGAAAAGTATGGCAAATAAGGTACAGGAATTTTGATGTAGTTTAGCACTGTTGCGAGAGCAGTGAAAGCGATAGCAACCGCTACTGCTTTAGTGTTCACTTTTCTTTCTCCTTAGGGGCAAACCTCGCCTGCCTTTTGGGCATTTTAGAATATGATGCTAATAGATTTTTCCAAAATCCACCCTGCTTGAAGCTCTCACAGTTTATCTGCAAGAACCCGGCATCTCTGATTGAGCATCTCACCAAAGTTGTGCCCGATTGGAAAACTATTGTTGTTTATGCAGTAAAAATCAACTTTTTGGATGTTGGGCGCTTTTTTTGCCTCCGATATCAGTGTTTGGATGCTTGTTAGGTCTGTAATAGGCGCGATCGCCATTATGTCGCAGGGGCCGATGATTTCTGTGACTACTAGCACGTTTTTTATGTTCTTTAGGTACGCCACGGTTTCGAATTTGTTGCTGTTCGGCAGCAGGTTAATGAGTAGAAAAGTTTTTCCTTGGTAGCCTAACCGCGCCAAGTCAAGGGATACGATGCAGCGAAAAATTTTGCCCTCTTTCTTCATTTTTTCATAGCGTCTTCGAACGGTGCAGGGGGTGGAGTGAACATTTTTTGCTATGTCAACAAAAGACATCAACCCGTCTTTTTGCAGTTCAGCTAAAATGAGGTAATCTAGCTTGTCCATCAGGTACACCCAGTTTTCGGCATCAAATCAATGTTTTCGAAATTTAGGATTGGTAACCCTGACCACACGGACACAACGACTTTTCGGATTCCAGGTAGCCGCCGCACCATTTCCACGCGATCGTTTAGGCTTTCGAAATTTTCTGAATAAATCAATGCGTAGAGGTCGTATTTTCCTATGCTTACGGAGGGCTCGATTAGGCAGGTGTGTTCTTTGAAAAACCTTAAAATTTCATCTACGTCGGCGTCGTTTTCAGTTTCCATTCCAATAGAGGCAACTAGGTATAGTTTGAAATTATCCAGTGAGGCGAACAGGGTTGCGCCTGTGATGACGCCTTGTTTTTTGAGGCGGTTTATTCGGTTGAATACTGATACGGCGGATATGCCGCATTTTTTGGCTATTTCTTTTAGGCTTAGGCGTGCGTCTTTGATGAGGAGGTGTATGATTTGTTCGTCTATTTCGTCGATTTCAACTTTGGGGGACATATGTGTAGCCAGTTTCTTGTGTGATAGATAGGTGTTTGTGTTTTTCTTCTTTAATTATACGTCATAATATATATCCATTATGATAAAATTTTAGTGATTTAGCAATTTATTATTAATAATAAATCAGTATAAAGCAGTGTTTTGAAAAGTTTTATAAACACAACACATCGAGATGTAGAAGCACGCACTTAAGGAGAAAAAGAAAAATGAAAATTAGTATAAAAAAAGCAGCAGCAACAATCCTACTGCTCTCATTCATACTACCAATGATAGCGATACTACCAGCAATCGACGCACAAACCGCCTTAACTAGAAAAACCTACGCATTCTGTAACGCCACACCAAACCCCGTCGGCGTCGGCCAAGAAACACTCATCCACCTCGGCATCTCCGAAGCCACCAACGGCACCTACTTCCAATGGAAAGGCCTAACCGTCGAAGTAATCCGACCAGACAACACAACCACAACCCTTGGACCATTCAACACAGACTCCACAGGCGGAACAGGCACAGTCCTCGTACCCGACCAAGTCGGAACATACAAACTAAGAACACACTTCCCAGAACAGAAAATGGTCCCTGCATTCACATTCCCCGCTGTTGAATATACTTTTACTGCTAGCACCAGCGAATGGCTTAATTTGGTCGTTCAAGAAGAACCCATACCTTACTTTCCAGGTTTTCCGCTGCCAACTGAATACTGGAACAGACCCATCAACGCACAATTCTACGAATGGGCTCCTCTGACAGGCCAATGGTTAAGACCCGCAGGTAGCTACAGCATGCCCCCAATCGAAAAGTTCCACGAAGGCAATTCTGAAGCACCTGAAACAGCTCACATACTCTGGACCAAACAGTATGCCCAAGGAGGCATGACTGGAGGCGAACAGGGAGTAATGGGTTACGAGATGGGTGACGCATACGTCGGCAAATTCTTAGGTACCGTTGTCATCGACGGCGTAATGTACTACAACGCTTTCCAATCCACAGGCGGTACAAATGTAGAACAAAATGTCCACGCAATCAACCTGAAAACTGGCGAAGAACTATGGGTTAAAAACTGGAATAACACACGCTTAGCCTTTGGTCAGGTATACAACTTCCAAGGATTCAACTACTACGGCGCATTCGCATACTTATGGACAACAACTGGCACCACATGGGACGCATACGACGCATTAACTGGCAGATGGGTATACCGCATAACCGATGTTCCCTCAGCGAGCCCAAACTATAACTACTATGGCGAAAGAGGCGAAATCATAAGATACCAAGTTAACCTACAAAACGGCTGGATGATATGCTGGAACTCGAGTCGAGCTACAAACCCCCAGACAGCAATGGCTGTTGCAGACGGCAGTTGGGACGTACCCGGAAACACATACAACGGCACAAGAGGCATAATGTGGAATGTAACCATACCCAAAGGACTACCAGGCGCAGTATGCCACGCAGAAGTTAACGACTGCATACTTGGGTCACAGGCATCTGCATTCCCAAGTTACAGAGGCTCAACCATCACTTCATGGGCAATTAGCACAAAACCAGAAACCGCGGGGCAACTGTTATGGAACAAAACTTGGACGGTACCTTCAGGGTTTGAAGACGCAAACTGGGTTTGGAGCGACGTCAGCTTCGAAGACCGCGTTTTCATCATATCCTGCAAAGAAAACATCCGATTCTACGGCTTCAACCTAAATACCGGGAATTTCATGTGGGAAACCGAACCTGAACCATACCTACAATACTACGACAAATGGTACGGCCCCTGCCACGGCTACGGATTATTCTTCAGCGAACGCATGAGCGGACAAACAATCGCCTACGACATGCAAACAGGCAAACGAGTCTGGAACTATAACTGCTCAGACCCCTACTCAGAAATCCTATGGAGCGAAAACTTCCCAACCATGTTCCACTTCGTCACCGACGGCAAAATCTACCTGTCCTACGCAGAGCACTCACCCAACCTAAGCTCAAGAGGCGCACCCATGGTCTGCCTCAACGCAACCACAGGTGAAGAAATCTGGCGAATCAGCTGGTTTGCTAACTGGTGGGGCGGAACATGCGTCATCGGCGACAGCGTAATGGCAGGTCTCAACGCAGGCTACGACAACCGCCTATACTCATTTGGCAAAGGCCCCAGCGCAACAACGATTTCCGCGGCACCCAAAGTCTCAACTAACGGCAACAAAGTCCTAGTGGAAGGCTTCGTAACTGACCTTGCACCAGGCCTAAGCAACTATGACATCAAAGTTCGCTTCCCCAACGGTGTCCCCGCAGTCTCAGACGCAAGCATGACGGATTGGATGCAATACGTCTGGATGCAGTACCCACGCCCAACCAACGCCACAGGCGTAGATGTAACCATAACTGTGTTTGACCCCAACGGCAACCACTACAAAGTAGCTAGCGCAACAAGCGACGCAAACGGTTTCTACAGCACCTCATTTGTGCCAGAAGTTCCAGGCAGATACACCCTCATCGCAACCTTTGACGGCACAAAATCATACTACGGTTCAACTGCAGTGACCGCGATAGAAGTCGAAGACGCACCACAGCCAACCGCTGCACCCACACCAGCACCTGCATCACCCGTTGAGATGTACTTTGTTCCAGCAGTAGTCGCCATTATAATTGCTATCGTCTTAGTCGGCGTAGTAATCATAATGGTCCTCAAGAAAAGACCATAAAACAACAAACACCAAAATCCCTTCCCCTTTTTTAGTCCCAAATAAGTGTTGGAGAAAGAACGAGGCTGAGAGGGCTCTGGCTCAAACTTAAGAGTTGCAAAGTAGCGTTTGCATTTCTTTCTCCTAAAAACCAGAGCCCCAGCAAACCCCACCACATTTGCCGACGCATATTTTTTAAGCATACACCACCCTAATTGTCAACAACGGAGCCTAACCCTTTGGAGCCAAACGAAGAACTCAACTCAACACTATTCCAAACATACGTTTACATTGTTAAAGCCGACAAACCTGTGGGTCCACGGGATTTGATGCGCGGCGCCAACCTCAGCAGCCCAAGCGTTGCCTACCGTAACCTTCAGCGCCTCATCGACTTAGATTTGGTTGTTAAAGACGACTACGGTAACTATGTGGCCAAAAAGAAGGTTAATTTGAAGGGGTATGTTTGGGTTGGGAAAAGGCTGGTTCTGCGCTTTGCGATTTTTGGTTTGGTTTTTTTGGGGGTTTTGCTTGCAGAGTTTGCGGTTTTGATTCCGCATCTTTTGTTGGGTTCGATGGTTGAGGGCTCGTTTTGGCTTTTAACGATTGTGACGGTTGTTTCTGCAGCGATTTTTCTCTATGAAGGCTTGAAGTATAGGAAGAAGCGGCGACCGAGAAGCAACTAGTTCCTTCTCAGTTTCAGCTTGATGTTCGCAATTAAATGCATACCGACTACGATGGCGGTGGAGAGTTTGAAGCGTCGGCTCTTATCCATAAAGTACGCCCTTCGTAGATAGTAGTGGTGGAATGCGCCTTCACGGAGTTTCCCCAACTCCTTCATGCTAAGCTGCGGCGTCTCAAAAATCGGGCGTGTTGTGTCGTACTTGTCGAAGTCGGTGACGCGGAGCCAACCGTTAGCCTTAACTTGATCATACAGCGGTGTGCCCGGGAAGGGTGTAGCGACGTTGTAGAAGCCTACTGCGTCCGGAGCGACTTTTTCTATGAATTTGATGGTGTCCCACGCGGACTTTTTGGTTTCACCTGGGAAACCTAAAATTACGTTTGGAACAGGTCTCAAACCCACTTCGCGAACCCAACCTAGGACTTTTTCTGTTAATTCGGGTGTGATGCCTTTTTTCATTGCATCCAGCATCTGCTGTGTACCTGATTCGACGCCGAACCAAACCGAAACGCAACCCGCCTCCTTCATGGTGACCAACAAATCTTTGGTTAACATGTCTACGCGGGTACCGCAGTTCCACTCGATTTTGAGTCCCCGTTTCTTTATTTCGTTACAGATGTCGATGACTTTTTGTTGGTCGACTGTGAAGGCGTCGTCGCAGAAGGTGAACTTGGTTTTGCCATAAGTTTTGTAG
This region includes:
- a CDS encoding B12-binding domain-containing radical SAM protein, with translation MKPHITLVNPAAPAGAVMHWPFALLGLGYLAAVLEKNNYKVDVIDCQVQPMSIEEFKKEIEKRQPDIVGVTSSTLTYKSGLKLIKAAREACPNCITLAGGPHVTFWDDHALEECPELDIVIRREGEATLVELVQRIEAEESCADVLGITYRKDGKIIRNPDRPYIEDLDSLPFPARHLWPMDKFAQYEDVLYLAMSRGCVYWCEFCCTVRMHGRKYRMRSAKNVADELEFLYKTYGKTKFTFCDDAFTVDQQKVIDICNEIKKRGLKIEWNCGTRVDMLTKDLLVTMKEAGCVSVWFGVESGTQQMLDAMKKGITPELTEKVLGWVREVGLRPVPNVILGFPGETKKSAWDTIKFIEKVAPDAVGFYNVATPFPGTPLYDQVKANGWLRVTDFDKYDTTRPIFETPQLSMKELGKLREGAFHHYYLRRAYFMDKSRRFKLSTAIVVGMHLIANIKLKLRRN
- a CDS encoding right-handed parallel beta-helix repeat-containing protein, which gives rise to MSRTKSAVTVDLMVNCMRKAASLTIIIFMLAASIVVFQPLEAKGNVIVVPDDFLTINQAIQNAKDDDTIFIKQGIYNETLVIDKRLTIRGEDTNKTVLNGNYRETVIQVRYYNVTITGLTILFSQDHNSAHRYYIRPPGNSSAFFVRHTDWEEGLSGIHLQNAQYCNISGNIVSDCGLGLWLTGSQYNTISGNTFVRNNNGLVAQTSWYNKIVGNTFLDGGAGVCLPPQNVFKTGLVNDQSSGYNTFVHNNFIGNQIPIESLSLVNTTSNIWDDGTEGNYWSTYNGTDSDGNHIGDQPYQIMAEYYTGYISNAVWKEQVYGVDNYPLMEPFNDDNVVVASTDPDMQAKQNSATLTLIEVTAAVTALIVIVALIVYFKKHGFFSL
- a CDS encoding Lrp/AsnC family transcriptional regulator, yielding MDKLDYLILAELQKDGLMSFVDIAKNVHSTPCTVRRRYEKMKKEGKIFRCIVSLDLARLGYQGKTFLLINLLPNSNKFETVAYLKNIKNVLVVTEIIGPCDIMAIAPITDLTSIQTLISEAKKAPNIQKVDFYCINNNSFPIGHNFGEMLNQRCRVLADKL
- a CDS encoding glycosyltransferase family 2 protein; the protein is MTTPKLNETVQVSVVLPAYNEVNYLTPAVEKTIQTLNQFVDSYEIIIAEDGSTDGTAQRAQQLAQQYPCVVHIHREKRLGRGTALNNAFCQSRGQVLVYMDLDLATDLKHLKPLVEAISVGGYDFATGSRMLEESKAERTFSRGFSSKTYNWLVRRMLGSKLRDHQCGFKAFRREALLGLLGEVEATHWFWDTEVMVRGYRHGLRIKEFAVEWHSGKDTKVNLAKDAWNMFRQTVGLWWKFKTEKKP
- a CDS encoding AsnC family transcriptional regulator, yielding MSPKVEIDEIDEQIIHLLIKDARLSLKEIAKKCGISAVSVFNRINRLKKQGVITGATLFASLDNFKLYLVASIGMETENDADVDEILRFFKEHTCLIEPSVSIGKYDLYALIYSENFESLNDRVEMVRRLPGIRKVVVSVWSGLPILNFENIDLMPKTGCT
- a CDS encoding MFS transporter encodes the protein MTISKRTAYVAILTMGIVSMLGDIVYESGRGITPDYLSFLGLSALTIGLVSGFGEFLGYAARLVTGKLADKSRAYWFFIFLGYGCILAIPLVGVSTSVELVIALILTERLGKALRSPSRDTVVSVISKSVGAGKAFGLHEAIDQIGAIIGPALFGVILLLTANNYSIAFELLIIPFILMIIALIFTYKKIGKKVDQNIEVEIKAANDKKTPLNRHFWLYCSAVFLNTLGLLPVALILFRGSMILQPLGAQWIIPFLYVIVQVVDVPMALVSGHLFDKIGLKILLLPFALSLLPVLAIAYGGLTGVIAACVLFGLVLGMQESIYRAAVSNLVSLNQRGTAYGVFNTVLGVGTLASGAIFGFLMDSGYSVLIWIGFSAVIQIVALLMLQKARNCPLT